The stretch of DNA GGCCTCATCTAGAGCGCGCCACTCTGAGTTGATGTAGCGCCAGTCGTCGATGTCGTAACGGTCCTCGTTTTGTTTGATGTTATTAACGAAGGCCTCATAGGTTGCCCGGGCATTGGCTGCCGTAATGTTAGCGGCCGGCGACATAGGCTTGTAATACTTGCCGGGCTTCAGATTGGCGCTGCTGGTAGTAGCAATCGCATTAGGCCGGTTTTTCCAGGCCATATCGCGCTTGTCGTAGGCGGTGGTATAGCGGGTGCGGAGCTGCTCAATTTCCTGGCGGCGGGTGTCATCGTACTGGTCTGAGTACTTATCCACCGCTGCTACCTTGGTATCGAAGTCTGATTTAAGCTGGTTAGTTTCCGCTTCGTAGTCCGCCTCCGCTTCGTCGGCTACATTATCAGCTTTAGCCTCCGTATTCGAAACAAAGGTTTTGAAATCATTGTAGGCTGCATCACTCTCCGCCGACACTTCTTTTCTGTCGGCGTTGGAGCAGCTGGTTTGGGTGAAAGCAAGGCCGCCGGCCATCAAAACAGCCGCAAGCGCATTCATGGTGAGAGTTTTCCTGAACATGGTGGTAAGGGAATAGGCGTTAAAAGAAGGGAGCAACACTGAGATGAGGACCGTATGGATATACAACGGCAGCCTCATACGCCAGCTTACGTAGGGCTATAAGGGTGGGTTATCCCTAGGCATTTATCTTTGAAGCTCCTCTATCCATTGCTCCGCTTAGCCACTCGCTTCATTGCAGCCCCCCACGCCAATTCAACTTCTAGACCTGCGCGCCCAACATGAGCCCTTGCAGGCTCAGCTAGATGCTGCCCTTCATGCTACCCTGCAGGAGGCTGCCTTTATTCAGGGTGAAGCTGTTGGGCAGTTTGCCATTGAGCTAGGCCAGTATTTGGGCAACCCCCAGGTGGTGCCCTGTGCCAACGGCACTGATGCTCTGCAACTGGCCCTCCTGAGCCTGAGCCTGCCCCCGGGTACGGAGGTGTTGATGCCAGCCTTCACGTACGTGGCTACCTGGGAGGCCGCGGCGGTGCTGGGCTTAGTGCCCGTGCCCGTGGAGGTAAGCCCGCATACCTATAACCTAGACCCCGCCGCTACTGCTGCGGCCATTACACCCCGCACAGGGGCTATTCTGGCGGTGCATTTATTTGGGCAATGCGCTGATCTGGAAGCCCTCCGGCAGTTAGCTAATCAGCACGGCGTGGCCCTCATTGAAGACAACGCCCAGGCAATTGGAGCCACATTTACTACCGCAGCAGGAGAAGTGTGGGCTGCCGGTACCGTGGGGGAGGTAGGGACTACCTCCTTCTTTCCGAGCAAAAACCTGGGTGGGTTTGGCGATGGGGGTGCACTGTTCACGCGAGATGCGGCCCGCGCCCAGCTATTGCGCCAGCTTGCCAACCACGGCCAAACCCGCAAATACCATCATGAGCGCATTGGCCTAAACTCCCGCCTCGATACTCTGCAGGCTGCCTTACTGCGCGTGAAGCTCCCGCATTTAGGTGCCTGGACTGCCGCCCGCCAACGTATTGCCGCGCAGTATGATGCGGCCCTGCTAGGCCACTCCAG from Hymenobacter taeanensis encodes:
- a CDS encoding DegT/DnrJ/EryC1/StrS family aminotransferase, with translation MQPPTPIQLLDLRAQHEPLQAQLDAALHATLQEAAFIQGEAVGQFAIELGQYLGNPQVVPCANGTDALQLALLSLSLPPGTEVLMPAFTYVATWEAAAVLGLVPVPVEVSPHTYNLDPAATAAAITPRTGAILAVHLFGQCADLEALRQLANQHGVALIEDNAQAIGATFTTAAGEVWAAGTVGEVGTTSFFPSKNLGGFGDGGALFTRDAARAQLLRQLANHGQTRKYHHERIGLNSRLDTLQAALLRVKLPHLGAWTAARQRIAAQYDAALLGHSSLRPPGRDPRSSHVFHQYTVQVPDVASQRDKLQHYLTGHGIPSAVYYPLPNHLQPAYAYLGYSQGQFPVAERLARTVLSVPMHPMLTNEQVAYICQVLQAWP